One Aegilops tauschii subsp. strangulata cultivar AL8/78 chromosome 7, Aet v6.0, whole genome shotgun sequence genomic window carries:
- the LOC109749072 gene encoding uncharacterized protein At4g22758-like encodes MRSSVHVPAAVEALLGHPVAALSERPAPRLTRLLVNVMVERSLWPVHVLLGADATVADLARAAVDAYAAEGRRPPLPADGATDAAARLELHLSKYALDALDPDAKVVDLGSRNFFLCATRSSQRSDHHLLVQGK; translated from the exons ATGCGGAGCTCCGTGCACGTCCCGGCCGCGGTGGAGGCGCTGCTGGGCCACCCGGTGGCGGCGCTGTCGGAGAGGCCCGCGCCACGGCTGACGCGGCTGCTGGTGAACGTGATGGTGGAGCGGAGCCTGTGGCCGGTGCACGTGCTGCTGGGCGCTGACGCCACGGTGGCCGACCTGGCACGTGCCGCGGTCGACGCCTATGCCGCCGAGGGGCGCAGGCCGCCGCTCCCGGCCGATGGCGCGACCGACGCGGCCGCGCGGCTCGAGCTGCATCTCTCCAAGTATGCCCTTGACG CTCTGGACCCGGACGCAAAGGTGGTGGACCTGGGCTCTCGCAACTTCTTCCTCTGCGCCACCAGGTCGAGCCAGAGATCAGATCATCATCTGCTTGTTCAAGGAAAGTAG
- the LOC109749058 gene encoding uncharacterized protein: MALVPHGRGSAGGSVSMGMPVLAPDGYTVWAIKAQAILDAHTLREAVAPAGDAAVNGKKCKTARAMFLSGLPEDVLLSVATKPTAREVWDSLKVRFVGAERVRATRRATLRGELDRLKMEDGESLDAYAGRLVIRWPRRDVGRDGAGEEAPDTVPDRLFPVVAGIEQFCVLEELTYDEALGWLRAFDERWVRRRGQSSGERADGQLLYTAAQWRAQERQPGGARDDDDTRSQALGFGGNKRGRCYKCGERGHFKRDCPQLRKAAAAEHAMMADAGSRGRWPPLSLGLRG, from the exons ATGGCTCTGGTTCCACATGGCAGAGGCAGCGCGGGCGGATCAGTGTCCATGGGGATGCCGGTGCTCGCGCCGGACGGCTACACCGTGTGGGCGATCAAGGCACAGGCGATCCTTGATGCCCACACGCTGCGGGAGGCGGTGGCGCCGGCGGGCGACGCGGCGGTGAATGGCAAAAAGTGCAAGACGGCGCGGGCGATGTTCCTGTCGGGGCTGCCGGAGGACGTGCTGCTCTCGGTGGCGACGAAGCCCACCGCCAGGGAGGTATGGGACTCCCTGAAGGTGAGGTTCGTCGGGGCCGAGCGGGTGCGCGCGACGAGGAGAGCGACGCTGCGCGGCGAGCTTGATCGGCTGAAGATGGAGGACGGCGAGTCGCTGGACGCGTACGCGGGAAGACTTGTAATTCGCTGGCCTAGGCGAGACGTTGGGCGAGACGGAGCTGGTGAAGAAGCTCCGGACACGGTGCCGGACCGACTCTTCCCCGTTGTCGCCGGCATCGAACAGTTCTGCGTCCTCGAGGAGCTGACGTACGACGAGGCGCTCGGGTGGCTGCGCGCATTCGACGAGCgg tgggtgCGGCGCCGTGGGCAAAGCAGCGGCGAGCGGGCGGATGGGCAGCTTCTGTACACGGCGGCGCAGTGGCGAGCGCAGGAGCGGCAGCCAGGCGGAGCGCGGGACGACGACGACACGCGCAGCCAGGCGTTGGGCTTCGGCGGCAACAAACGCGGCCGCTGCTACAAGTGCGGCGAACGGGGCCATTTCAAGCGGGATTGCCCGCAGCtgcgcaaggcggcggcggcggagcatgCGATGATGGCGGACGCCGGCAGTCGAGGACGGTGGCCTCCTCTGAGCCTTGGCTTAAGGGGGTGA
- the LOC109749074 gene encoding uncharacterized protein, with product MAHAGCQRFECADETLPSASSAPRHAQKIKKITRRNCASIRFTPIDLASRRRSHLASHPPSTRSSLPLAPCRFEIRTCRRSPLASPPHSSVHPHRHACPARDQLLRPPPGGRRRGRGWTRGGWPPANEDAHARCAARSSALLPAVVGLPAASDAFSATWVAGVPAKMRTRPSCLVVRVHQRSGVVEILKGVGILNFRTANSFSRFVRLI from the exons ATGGCCCATGCTGGCTGCCAG CGATTTGAGTGCGCGGACGAAACTCTGCCATCCGCGTCGTCAGCCCCACGCCAcgcccaaaaaataaaaaaaattaccaGACGCAACTGCGCCTCAATCCGATTCACCCCCATCGACCTCGCCTCGCGCCGCCGCTCGCACCTTGCCTCGCACCCTCCGTCGACGCGGAGCTCCCTGCCGCTAGCTCCCTGCCGGTTCGAGATCCGCACTTGCCGCCGCTCGCCCCTTGCCTCGCCGCCGCACTCCTCAGTTCACCCGCACCGCCACGCCTGCCCTGCAAGAGATCAACTGCTCCGTCCTCCGCCGGGTGGCCGCCGCCGGGGACGTGGATGGACGCGAGGCGGTTGGCCGCCGGCGAACGAGGACGCGCATGCGAGATGCGCGGCGCGGAGTAGCGCTCTCCTCCCTGCCGTCGTCGGGCTCCCTGCTGCCAGCGATGCCTTCTCCGCAACATGG GTTGCCGGGGTGCCGGCCAAGATGAGAACAAGGCCAAGCTGCTTGGTTGTCCGTGTTCATCAAAG ATCAGGAGTAGTAGAAATTCTTAAGGGCGTTGGGATATTGAACTTCAG AACTGCAAATAGCTTCAGCAGGTTTGTTAGGCTAATATAA